The Parashewanella spongiae genome has a window encoding:
- the ltrA gene encoding group II intron reverse transcriptase/maturase: protein MANTPVNIRILQRKLYLRSKLNSELRFYSLYDKLSRLDILEEAYRRCKANKGGAGIDGITFSYLEQQKKVVALLKEIQTQLQQKNYRPSPVKRVEILKDNGKTRKLGIPIISDRIVQMAMTIVMQPVYEPHLHEHSYGYRPCRSAQQAVKVIEMSLKQGYQHVLDADLSAYFDTIPHAKLMAKVERRISDSSFLSLLKSFIKAPISIETVNGKWRIEASRCGTPQGGVISPLLANIYLNDFCLKIHEKTPCKIVTYADDFVVLHKQTYTQEQLDWITQQLSDEGLKLNQSKTHCVDMGKLMNEFDFLGFNFQRITGLIKGTSYIKIQASKKSQTKLKNKIRDIVKHRTSNTLGVLINKVNQVLRGWKHYFGGIGYPRGVFFRINGFVVNRFYRWHRRLSQRRSKYLSRGAYEKLRQAGLEYLPTTR, encoded by the coding sequence ATGGCTAACACTCCAGTAAATATCAGAATATTACAGCGAAAACTTTACTTACGCTCAAAGCTTAACTCGGAGCTTCGATTTTACAGCTTGTACGATAAACTCAGTCGCCTAGATATACTCGAAGAAGCCTATCGACGATGCAAAGCCAATAAAGGCGGAGCAGGAATTGATGGCATCACATTCAGTTATCTAGAGCAGCAAAAGAAAGTCGTTGCGCTGTTAAAAGAAATTCAAACTCAATTACAACAGAAAAACTATCGACCTAGCCCAGTCAAACGAGTAGAAATACTCAAAGACAACGGCAAAACGCGGAAACTTGGGATCCCGATAATCAGTGACAGAATTGTGCAAATGGCGATGACAATAGTGATGCAACCCGTCTACGAACCTCATTTACATGAACACAGTTATGGCTACCGTCCATGTCGAAGCGCCCAGCAAGCGGTAAAAGTCATTGAAATGAGCCTAAAACAAGGCTATCAGCACGTACTCGATGCTGACTTGAGCGCCTATTTCGATACCATCCCGCACGCTAAGTTGATGGCAAAAGTAGAAAGGCGAATAAGCGACAGCAGCTTTCTGAGTTTACTGAAAAGCTTTATCAAAGCGCCCATCAGCATAGAGACGGTCAACGGGAAATGGCGAATAGAAGCAAGCCGATGTGGCACTCCGCAAGGCGGAGTTATCTCTCCACTACTGGCTAACATCTATCTCAACGATTTCTGTTTGAAAATACACGAAAAAACACCGTGTAAAATCGTTACCTATGCAGATGATTTTGTTGTACTTCATAAGCAAACCTACACACAAGAGCAACTGGACTGGATAACACAGCAATTAAGTGATGAAGGTCTGAAGCTAAATCAAAGTAAAACCCACTGTGTGGATATGGGAAAGCTGATGAATGAGTTTGATTTCCTCGGTTTTAACTTTCAACGGATCACAGGCCTCATCAAAGGCACCAGTTACATCAAGATACAGGCGTCTAAGAAGAGCCAAACAAAGCTGAAAAATAAAATCAGAGACATAGTGAAACACCGAACCTCAAATACACTTGGCGTACTGATAAATAAGGTTAATCAAGTTCTGAGGGGATGGAAACACTATTTTGGTGGGATAGGTTATCCCAGAGGTGTATTTTTCAGAATAAATGGATTTGTAGTAAACCGATTCTATCGATGGCATCGTCGCTTAAGTCAACGTCGAAGCAAGTATCTATCACGAGGTGCTTACGAAAAATTACGCCAAGCTGGTCTTGAGTATTTACCCACGACAAGATGA
- a CDS encoding ankyrin repeat domain-containing protein, whose product MPYTPLYEACVVGHDGVVKVLLDYKLQYPKANIGLFREHSESKTTPLHVACIADNDDVVKLLLDYKRRYPKADIGLFRQHSITKSTPLHAVCRLGLEKMVKVLLDYKGQEPEADIVLTKEHSETKNTPLYEACVVGHDGVVKVLLDYKGQNPEVDIGLTREHPKSKNTPLYATCIAGHYDVVKALLDYKRKNPEANIGLLREHSESKNTPLHVACIAGHYDVVKVLLDYKGQYPKADIGLTREHSTYKNTPLHAACHLGKENVVKVLLDYKGQYPKAEIGLAKNHSKYPNTPLHEAYIAGHSAVVKTLMNYKRQNSEGEIELTREHSKNQNTPLYEACIAGHDGVVKSLLDYKVQYPESDIGLTREHSTFKTTPLHAASCLGKEKVVKSLLDYKRQHPNADIGLTREHSITKNTPLHDACIAGHDGVVKVLLDYKEQHPETDIGLARKHSTYKGTPLHGACCLGKEKVVKSLLDYKGKHPNVDIGLSREYSTHNNTPLHEACFAGHDGVVKVLLDYKRQHPNADIGLIWEHSTHNNTPLHEACFAGYYGVVKVLLDYKGQCPEVDIGLTREHPTSKNTPLHEACIAGYYGVVKVLLDYKGQCPEVDIGLTREHPTSKNTPLHEACNVGHDGLVKVLLDYKVQHPNADIGLTMMNSNTMNTPLHAACCLGKEKVVKVILDYLSTHPIDSTRLFSNEFGMPPLKLASKYKHEVVFNLILKWKGIELVSTKDKISVFFAKK is encoded by the coding sequence TTGCCCTATACGCCACTGTATGAGGCTTGTGTCGTCGGTCATGATGGTGTAGTGAAGGTGCTGCTGGATTATAAGCTGCAATACCCTAAGGCTAATATCGGGCTGTTCAGGGAGCATTCAGAATCTAAGACTACGCCATTGCATGTGGCTTGTATTGCCGATAATGATGATGTGGTGAAGCTGCTACTGGATTATAAGAGGCGGTACCCTAAAGCAGATATCGGGCTGTTCAGGCAGCATTCAATAACTAAGAGTACGCCACTGCATGCGGTCTGCCGACTTGGTTTAGAGAAGATGGTGAAGGTACTGCTTGATTATAAGGGGCAAGAACCTGAGGCTGATATCGTGCTAACCAAGGAGCATTCAGAAACTAAGAATACGCCACTGTATGAGGCTTGTGTCGTCGGTCATGATGGCGTGGTGAAGGTACTGCTGGATTATAAGGGACAGAACCCTGAGGTCGACATCGGGCTGACTAGGGAGCATCCAAAATCTAAGAATACGCCTCTGTATGCGACTTGTATCGCCGGTCATTATGATGTGGTGAAGGCGCTACTGGATTATAAGAGGAAGAACCCTGAGGCTAATATCGGACTGCTTAGGGAGCATTCTGAATCTAAGAATACGCCACTACATGTGGCTTGTATCGCCGGTCATTATGATGTGGTGAAGGTGCTGCTGGATTATAAGGGGCAGTACCCTAAAGCTGATATCGGGCTAACCAGAGAGCATTCAACATATAAAAATACGCCATTGCATGCAGCCTGCCATCTTGGTAAAGAAAATGTGGTGAAGGTACTGCTGGATTATAAGGGGCAGTACCCTAAGGCAGAAATCGGGCTAGCAAAAAATCACTCCAAATATCCCAATACGCCACTGCATGAGGCTTATATCGCTGGTCATAGTGCTGTGGTGAAGACACTGATGAATTATAAGAGACAAAACTCTGAGGGTGAAATCGAATTAACCAGGGAGCATTCAAAAAATCAAAATACGCCACTGTATGAGGCTTGTATCGCTGGTCATGATGGCGTGGTGAAGTCTCTGCTGGATTATAAGGTACAGTACCCTGAGTCTGATATAGGGCTAACTAGGGAGCATTCAACATTTAAGACTACGCCACTGCATGCGGCCAGCTGTCTTGGTAAAGAGAAGGTAGTGAAGTCACTGCTGGATTATAAGCGACAGCACCCTAATGCCGATATCGGGCTAACCAGGGAGCATTCAATAACTAAGAATACGCCACTGCATGATGCTTGTATCGCCGGTCACGATGGTGTAGTGAAGGTGCTGCTGGATTATAAGGAACAGCACCCTGAAACTGATATCGGGCTGGCCAGAAAGCATTCAACGTATAAAGGTACGCCATTGCATGGAGCCTGCTGTCTTGGTAAAGAGAAGGTAGTGAAGTCACTGCTGGATTATAAGGGAAAGCACCCTAATGTCGATATCGGGTTATCCAGAGAATATTCAACACATAATAATACGCCACTGCATGAGGCTTGTTTCGCTGGTCATGATGGCGTGGTGAAGGTACTGCTGGATTATAAGAGGCAGCACCCTAATGCTGATATCGGGCTGATTTGGGAGCATTCAACACATAATAATACGCCACTGCATGAGGCTTGTTTCGCTGGTTATTATGGTGTGGTGAAGGTACTGCTAGATTATAAGGGGCAGTGCCCTGAGGTTGATATCGGGCTGACAAGGGAGCATCCAACATCTAAGAATACGCCACTCCATGAGGCTTGTATCGCTGGTTATTATGGTGTGGTGAAGGTACTGCTAGATTATAAGGGGCAGTGCCCTGAGGTTGATATCGGGCTGACAAGGGAGCATCCAACATCTAAGAATACGCCACTGCATGAGGCTTGTAATGTCGGTCATGATGGGTTGGTGAAGGTACTGCTGGATTATAAGGTGCAGCACCCTAATGCCGATATCGGGCTGACCATGATGAATTCAAATACTATGAATACGCCACTGCATGCGGCCTGCTGTCTTGGTAAAGAGAAGGTGGTGAAGGTAATACTGGATTATTTATCCACACATCCGATAGATTCTACTCGATTATTTAGTAACGAATTTGGAATGCCACCGCTAAAACTGGCGAGTAAATATAAGCATGAGGTTGTATTTAATCTCATACTCAAATGGAAAGGTATTGAATTGGTGTCCACGAAGGATAAAATAAGTGTGTTTTTTGCGAAAAAATAA
- a CDS encoding ISAs1 family transposase: MKTTTISDFFDGLPDPRMSRTLHHPLINIITITLCAVICGCDNFNAIEEYGKSKKKWFETFLDMPHGVPSHDTFNDVLNRLCPKAFHATFIAWAQHLCTIDEDIIPLDGKTLRRTLDKVNEVPAIHIVNAWSVKNNLCLGQMKVDGKSNEITAIPKLLELLDIKGATITTDAMGCQFKIADKIIEKKANYIFALKGSQGEFFEDIKLFLDTELESRFKKIHYDMFEEVDKDHGRIEQRKVWVTSDVEWLRKRHSRWSSLNSIVVVESTREQKGIEKTMERRYYISSHLKPKAEFISNAIRSHWFVENKLHWQLDVSFDEDSCRLRSGNAAENMAIMNKTALNMLKNEKTAKVGIKSKRLKAGWDEEYLMKVLTVGKLAV; encoded by the coding sequence ATGAAAACTACGACAATCAGCGACTTTTTTGATGGCCTACCCGACCCTCGTATGTCACGAACTTTACATCATCCTCTGATTAACATTATAACCATTACTCTATGTGCGGTTATCTGTGGCTGCGATAATTTCAATGCTATTGAAGAATATGGGAAATCGAAGAAAAAATGGTTCGAAACTTTTTTAGATATGCCTCATGGCGTCCCAAGCCATGATACCTTTAACGATGTTCTCAACCGCTTATGCCCTAAGGCTTTTCATGCCACTTTTATAGCGTGGGCGCAACACCTTTGTACAATTGACGAAGATATCATTCCTCTTGATGGCAAGACACTGAGAAGAACTCTGGATAAAGTGAATGAAGTTCCAGCAATACATATCGTTAATGCTTGGTCAGTAAAAAATAATCTTTGCTTAGGGCAAATGAAAGTTGACGGTAAAAGCAACGAGATAACAGCCATTCCTAAGTTGTTAGAGCTCCTCGATATTAAAGGGGCAACCATTACCACTGATGCAATGGGTTGCCAGTTTAAAATTGCAGATAAAATCATTGAAAAAAAAGCTAATTATATTTTCGCCCTTAAAGGTAGCCAAGGTGAGTTCTTTGAAGATATCAAATTATTTTTAGATACAGAACTCGAGTCTAGATTTAAAAAAATTCACTACGATATGTTTGAGGAAGTCGATAAAGATCACGGTCGAATTGAACAAAGAAAAGTTTGGGTCACGTCTGACGTAGAGTGGCTCAGAAAACGCCATAGTAGATGGTCAAGCTTAAACAGCATTGTAGTCGTAGAATCTACTAGGGAACAAAAAGGGATAGAGAAGACCATGGAAAGACGCTATTACATCAGTAGTCATTTGAAACCTAAAGCTGAGTTTATCTCAAATGCAATACGTTCTCATTGGTTTGTTGAAAATAAGCTCCACTGGCAACTGGATGTAAGCTTTGATGAAGATTCATGTCGGTTAAGAAGTGGAAACGCAGCAGAGAACATGGCTATCATGAATAAAACAGCACTCAACATGCTGAAAAATGAGAAAACAGCAAAAGTAGGAATAAAAAGCAAACGTTTAAAAGCGGGCTGGGATGAAGAATATTTGATGAAGGTATTAACTGTGGGCAAACTGGCTGTCTAA
- a CDS encoding ankyrin repeat domain-containing protein: MCNPLGAVSSNTSIAARLNFQPQKANLESNTVDIDGQLFRVSLLGQYDAFLKFIRDEEVTKNHAELELTDDVAKLPGANFDEKLTGVIMRAEQQGKAILARDTKGREDYFARLEKLKTHIVERINLNQQLPEDALCFLVEFSNRLDEMRLWPESQQLLHLGAFPMAVESEGEWRCIDGLRIRLGLCDRQATTIFNLLCRDQMSDTLLKLTSKVRFDYRVHLAATVPWLLTGIVSKKDTHFKLPLHDLFASDIYDLLLTAPENYHRRLLSSIDDYLELSQQVLFLKEQYLQSDEDNLLMEMNGIVDRLKENAWSALLKLAPNHFYDGSQTRDSISNEILKRIHTDQQLTLFLESAFIPEKPELTDYTGNVSHWCKKLYCGDFCALAALVVYCLPVFDKRPLMMCLLSHTWQALYRDTLCRHLEQLKIKSEFVTVWSEPIVKRLTEFNASYDDVVEKYLSNREGWQTLPLNRKQDLLQHCISGGVSFSTIQALRNSGADEVHLSSLDWRAWVNSRDWPELIHLLSHQVNFNEVIHNFLPILKSDNQLLHIAAYFGRADVVEALLKTPGIEVNNANKNGYTPLHVACRLGKEKVVKVLLDYKGQNRDTDLGLAREHSTYQNTPLHEACIVGHDGVVKVLLDYKGQNPKADIGLTREHSTYKNTPLHAACRLGKEKVVKVLLDYKGQEPEADIGLTKEHSETKNTPL, encoded by the coding sequence ATGTGCAATCCCCTAGGCGCTGTCAGCTCAAACACTTCAATCGCTGCACGGTTAAACTTTCAGCCTCAGAAAGCAAACCTTGAATCAAACACCGTTGATATTGACGGTCAGTTGTTTAGGGTCAGCCTGCTTGGGCAATATGATGCATTCCTCAAATTTATTCGTGATGAAGAAGTAACGAAAAACCACGCTGAACTAGAGTTAACTGATGATGTAGCGAAGTTACCAGGAGCAAATTTTGATGAAAAATTAACAGGCGTGATAATGCGGGCTGAGCAACAAGGAAAGGCCATTCTAGCTCGAGACACAAAAGGCAGGGAGGATTATTTTGCGCGACTCGAAAAATTAAAGACGCATATTGTTGAACGGATCAATTTAAACCAACAACTACCAGAAGACGCCTTATGTTTTCTTGTTGAATTTTCAAACAGGCTTGACGAAATGAGACTCTGGCCTGAGTCACAGCAACTGCTTCATCTCGGTGCCTTTCCTATGGCGGTTGAAAGCGAAGGTGAATGGCGGTGCATAGACGGTCTTCGTATTCGTTTGGGTTTGTGTGATAGGCAAGCGACAACGATTTTTAATTTATTGTGTCGGGATCAAATGAGTGACACATTACTGAAGTTAACTTCAAAGGTTAGATTTGACTACCGGGTACATTTAGCGGCGACGGTGCCTTGGTTGCTTACAGGGATCGTCTCTAAGAAAGACACTCATTTTAAGTTGCCGCTGCACGACCTGTTTGCGTCAGATATTTATGATTTACTTCTCACTGCCCCAGAAAATTATCACCGCCGTTTATTGAGCAGTATTGACGATTATTTGGAATTATCGCAGCAGGTATTATTTCTGAAAGAGCAATACCTTCAGTCTGATGAGGATAATCTGCTAATGGAAATGAATGGCATAGTTGATCGGTTAAAGGAAAACGCTTGGTCTGCGTTATTAAAACTTGCTCCTAACCATTTTTATGATGGCAGCCAGACAAGAGATAGCATCAGTAATGAGATTTTAAAGCGCATTCACACAGACCAACAGCTAACACTTTTTTTAGAAAGTGCATTTATACCGGAAAAGCCTGAGCTAACGGATTACACTGGCAATGTCAGCCACTGGTGTAAAAAACTTTATTGTGGTGATTTTTGTGCGCTGGCAGCACTTGTTGTTTACTGTCTTCCCGTGTTTGATAAACGTCCGTTGATGATGTGTTTATTGTCACATACATGGCAGGCACTCTACCGTGATACGTTATGTAGGCACCTTGAACAGTTAAAAATTAAGTCGGAGTTCGTCACTGTTTGGAGTGAACCAATCGTTAAGCGGTTAACTGAATTTAATGCATCATACGATGATGTAGTAGAAAAGTACCTGAGTAACCGTGAGGGTTGGCAAACCTTACCGTTAAATCGTAAACAAGACTTATTGCAGCATTGCATCTCAGGCGGCGTCAGTTTTTCTACAATACAAGCGCTTCGTAACTCAGGAGCAGATGAGGTGCATTTAAGTTCACTTGATTGGCGAGCTTGGGTAAATTCAAGAGACTGGCCAGAATTAATTCATTTATTGAGTCATCAGGTTAATTTCAATGAGGTAATACATAACTTTTTACCAATCCTTAAAAGTGATAATCAACTGTTGCATATCGCAGCGTACTTTGGGCGGGCAGATGTGGTGGAAGCATTATTGAAGACTCCGGGTATTGAGGTTAATAACGCTAACAAAAACGGGTATACGCCATTGCATGTTGCCTGCCGTCTTGGTAAAGAGAAAGTGGTGAAGGTACTGCTGGATTATAAGGGGCAGAACCGTGATACTGACTTAGGGCTGGCTAGGGAGCATTCAACATATCAAAATACTCCACTGCATGAGGCTTGTATTGTCGGTCATGATGGTGTGGTGAAGGTACTGTTGGATTATAAAGGGCAGAACCCTAAAGCTGATATCGGGCTGACTAGGGAGCATTCAACATATAAAAATACGCCACTGCATGCGGCCTGCCGTCTTGGTAAAGAGAAGGTGGTGAAGGTACTGCTAGATTATAAGGGTCAAGAACCTGAGGCTGATATCGGGCTAACCAAGGAGCATTCAGAAACTAAGAATACGCCACTGTAG